A section of the Anabaena cylindrica PCC 7122 genome encodes:
- a CDS encoding HNH endonuclease signature motif containing protein, translating into MRYRSVLSNKTKVEEAVKRCSSVRECLHFLGLRSAGGNYKQFYCWCEKHGIIPPKGKNINGLNNASKQAQIPLEKILILGSSYNRNSLKSRLIQESLLEERCYECGILSKWNEKPLCLQLDHINGIANDNRIENLRLLCPNCHSQTLTFAGKRKPYSRIVFYSCSNCYASITKSSKLGLCKRCASLRSNLKRRKVERPSKEELHELLWSKPTSLVAKELGVSDKAIEKWCKSYGIPKPPRGYWNKQNQLQGLIVNQTL; encoded by the coding sequence ATGAGATATCGAAGTGTTCTGTCAAATAAAACCAAAGTAGAGGAAGCTGTGAAGCGTTGTTCTTCAGTCAGAGAATGCCTACATTTTTTGGGGCTACGTTCGGCTGGTGGCAACTACAAACAGTTTTACTGCTGGTGTGAGAAGCACGGTATTATTCCACCTAAAGGAAAAAATATTAATGGACTGAATAACGCCTCTAAACAAGCTCAAATTCCGTTAGAAAAAATTTTAATTTTAGGCTCTTCTTACAACAGAAATAGTTTGAAATCTAGGTTAATTCAAGAATCATTATTAGAGGAAAGATGCTATGAATGTGGGATATTGTCTAAATGGAATGAAAAACCTCTTTGTTTGCAATTAGACCATATTAATGGCATAGCTAATGATAATCGAATAGAAAATCTACGTCTTTTATGTCCTAACTGCCACAGTCAAACGCTAACTTTTGCAGGTAAACGAAAACCTTACTCTCGGATTGTCTTTTATTCTTGTTCCAACTGTTATGCTTCAATAACTAAATCTTCTAAGCTAGGGCTTTGTAAAAGATGTGCATCTTTAAGGTCAAACTTAAAAAGAAGGAAAGTCGAACGTCCTTCTAAAGAAGAATTGCACGAGTTGCTGTGGTCGAAGCCAACAAGTTTAGTAGCTAAAGAATTAGGAGTAAGCGATAAGGCAATAGAAAAATGGTGTAAATCTTATGGCATTCCAAAACCACCAAGAGGATATTGGAATAAACAAAATCAATTACAAGGTTTGATAGTAAATCAAACCTTGTAA
- a CDS encoding HNH endonuclease codes for MEAQPPFQQTHILQNSVVVFSKNYLPLSRINIKRAIVLLVTGQAESLNFDTTKQWEIRSPSVVLQVPEHIRLTVGNPERHWKIPPVNRREVLKRDNHTCQYCGSTKRLTLDHVIPRSKGGQHTWDNVVTACDKCNSIKSDRLLYEAGMVLKTKPKAPIHPAVAFAEQFWNAQRLTEKE; via the coding sequence ATGGAAGCTCAACCACCTTTTCAGCAAACGCACATACTACAAAATTCAGTTGTGGTGTTCTCTAAAAACTACCTACCACTATCACGCATCAACATTAAGCGTGCAATCGTGCTGTTAGTTACAGGTCAAGCAGAATCATTGAACTTTGATACTACAAAGCAATGGGAAATTCGTTCTCCCAGTGTTGTACTACAAGTACCTGAACACATCCGCTTGACTGTTGGTAATCCTGAACGGCATTGGAAAATACCACCCGTAAACCGTCGAGAGGTTTTGAAGCGAGACAACCACACCTGTCAATACTGTGGTAGTACAAAACGTTTAACCCTTGATCATGTAATACCTCGTTCCAAAGGTGGACAGCATACATGGGACAACGTTGTAACGGCGTGTGACAAGTGCAATTCAATAAAAAGCGATCGCCTACTTTATGAAGCAGGAATGGTACTTAAAACCAAACCCAAAGCCCCAATTCACCCAGCAGTTGCATTTGCCGAACAGTTTTGGAACGCACAACGCCTAACGGAGAAAGAGTAA
- a CDS encoding plasmid replication protein, CyRepA1 family, with protein MLTEQQLFISTEIDPAHRDEWLASAIDPEIIDLNLRSLWGTTPYEYLLYSINISRRNDGRLRDGDLRKYRHIENGGWWCNGVDPLNNYEQMLWGCLKPNQPRRDKQKIHKIIKYEHPYKEATRAFFLYVPYKNWAKISDRCGIAITEEDRLDPRGFWYWVWRHNVPLIICEGVKKAAALLTAGYAAIAIPGVNNGYRTSKDEYGNTIGKPYLIPEIQHFATRGRQVNICFDNDSNAETRKRVRTAINRMGSLLIGAGCEVKVIDLPPGAEKGVDDFIAAKGQDAFHALYNTSEVLEMWQIRLSTLLTYPPAISLNQRFLGEILIPASEKLIILKAPKGTGKTESLTLEVAKAHESGQRVLVITHRIQLGEALCNRFGVNYVTEIHDSETGDLLGYGVCIDSLHGNSQAKFNPNDWSNDIVIIDEADQVFWHLLNSDTEVAKRRVSVLDNLKKLVQNVLSSPQGKIYLSSADISDVDVNYILSLAGGIHIKPFVIVNDYQLESGNCYNYQGKDPRNLIAALDMAIAQGGHHLLCCSAQKMTSKWGTQALEKRYQSKFPHLRILRIDGETVKDPNHPAYGCIAHLNEILTEYDLVITSPSLETGVSIDIKSHFSAVWGIFQGVQPVNSVRQMLARLRETVDRHIWVREWGLGVIGNGSTSMGVLLASQHAMTRANIALLSAADNTDYSYIDENFQPESLQSWAKRACVINAQMKCYRNAVLQGLADDGYTILDASESLSLAAGHKQELAADGYTILDASELNLVDNEQVLNSVVNEQVLNSVVNEQIVNEVKTAVNELQTIECEEVASSQTLTKAEFDKLQEKRAKTKSERQQERKAELAQRYGVDVTPELVRKDDAGWYPQLRLHYYLSLGREFLVVRDTKRAKAQAEKGNNAVWKPDFNRGQLLPAVMLLEELNISQLFNTDVEFRSSDVELQEMRSLAVEHKQVIKNYLGVSISEKDSAIAICQKFLKKLGMKLSYIGRFGARGHRERVYKFVPPQDEREIIFSGWLQRDEAMSASTTENVVDVNSVSTPNNKR; from the coding sequence GTGCTAACAGAACAACAACTTTTCATCTCCACAGAAATAGATCCGGCTCATCGAGACGAATGGTTAGCGAGTGCCATTGACCCAGAAATCATTGACCTCAACTTGCGATCTCTCTGGGGAACCACACCCTACGAATATCTGCTCTACAGCATCAACATCTCTCGTCGCAACGACGGACGCTTACGGGATGGGGATTTAAGAAAATATCGCCACATCGAAAACGGAGGTTGGTGGTGTAACGGCGTTGACCCCTTAAACAACTACGAGCAAATGCTATGGGGGTGCTTAAAACCCAACCAGCCCCGACGTGACAAACAAAAAATTCACAAAATAATTAAATACGAACATCCCTACAAAGAAGCAACTAGGGCATTCTTCCTGTACGTCCCATATAAAAATTGGGCAAAAATCTCAGACCGCTGCGGTATAGCCATTACAGAAGAAGATAGACTTGACCCCCGTGGCTTCTGGTATTGGGTTTGGCGGCATAACGTCCCGTTAATAATCTGTGAAGGTGTTAAGAAAGCAGCTGCGTTATTAACTGCTGGTTATGCAGCGATCGCTATTCCTGGAGTCAACAACGGCTACCGCACCTCCAAAGATGAATATGGTAACACCATTGGTAAGCCCTACCTCATCCCGGAAATTCAGCACTTTGCCACAAGAGGCAGACAAGTAAATATTTGTTTCGACAATGACAGTAATGCAGAAACTCGCAAACGGGTAAGAACCGCTATTAACCGCATGGGCAGCTTACTCATTGGTGCAGGCTGTGAAGTTAAGGTGATAGATTTACCCCCAGGAGCAGAAAAAGGAGTTGACGACTTCATCGCTGCCAAGGGTCAAGACGCATTTCACGCTTTATATAACACCTCCGAAGTGCTAGAGATGTGGCAGATACGGCTGTCTACTCTATTAACTTACCCTCCTGCAATCTCTCTCAACCAAAGATTTCTGGGAGAAATTCTCATCCCCGCCAGTGAAAAACTCATCATCCTCAAAGCCCCCAAAGGCACAGGTAAAACCGAATCGCTCACCCTGGAAGTCGCCAAGGCACACGAAAGTGGGCAGAGGGTTTTGGTCATAACCCACCGCATTCAATTAGGTGAAGCCCTGTGCAATCGTTTTGGCGTTAACTACGTCACAGAAATTCACGATTCAGAAACAGGGGACTTACTTGGTTACGGAGTATGTATTGACTCCTTACATGGCAATAGCCAAGCCAAATTTAATCCCAACGACTGGTCTAATGATATCGTGATCATCGACGAAGCCGACCAGGTATTCTGGCATTTATTAAACTCCGACACTGAAGTAGCTAAACGTCGTGTCTCTGTCCTTGACAATCTGAAAAAATTAGTTCAAAACGTCCTCAGCAGTCCCCAAGGAAAAATCTACCTCTCCTCTGCGGATATCAGTGATGTGGATGTCAATTATATTCTCTCCTTAGCTGGAGGAATTCATATTAAGCCCTTTGTGATTGTCAATGACTACCAGCTTGAATCTGGCAACTGCTATAACTACCAAGGTAAAGACCCCAGAAATTTAATTGCGGCACTAGATATGGCTATTGCTCAAGGTGGGCATCATTTGTTGTGCTGTTCTGCCCAGAAAATGACATCCAAATGGGGGACACAGGCTTTAGAAAAACGCTACCAGAGCAAATTCCCGCACTTACGCATTTTACGAATTGATGGTGAAACAGTGAAAGACCCCAATCACCCTGCTTATGGGTGTATTGCTCACCTCAACGAAATTCTCACGGAATATGATTTGGTTATCACTTCTCCTAGCCTAGAAACTGGGGTATCTATTGATATTAAGTCCCATTTTTCAGCAGTTTGGGGGATTTTCCAGGGTGTACAGCCGGTGAATTCGGTGCGGCAGATGCTGGCACGACTGCGAGAAACGGTTGACCGCCATATCTGGGTGAGAGAATGGGGTCTAGGAGTAATTGGTAATGGCTCTACCTCGATGGGCGTACTGTTAGCCAGTCAACACGCGATGACGCGGGCGAATATTGCTCTGTTATCGGCAGCAGATAATACTGATTACAGCTATATAGATGAAAATTTCCAGCCTGAATCTCTCCAAAGTTGGGCAAAGCGGGCTTGTGTGATTAATGCCCAAATGAAGTGTTACCGTAATGCTGTGCTACAGGGTTTGGCAGATGATGGCTATACAATTCTTGATGCTTCTGAGTCATTATCATTGGCAGCAGGTCATAAACAAGAGTTAGCGGCTGATGGCTATACAATTCTTGATGCTTCTGAGTTGAATTTGGTAGACAATGAGCAAGTGTTGAACTCGGTTGTAAATGAGCAGGTGTTGAACTCGGTTGTGAATGAGCAGATAGTGAATGAAGTAAAAACTGCTGTTAATGAATTACAAACAATTGAGTGTGAAGAAGTGGCTTCATCTCAGACACTTACCAAAGCGGAATTCGATAAATTACAAGAGAAACGAGCTAAGACTAAGAGTGAACGTCAACAGGAACGTAAAGCTGAATTAGCGCAGCGTTATGGGGTGGATGTGACACCGGAACTAGTGAGGAAGGATGATGCTGGCTGGTATCCACAGTTGCGGCTGCATTATTATTTAAGCCTGGGGCGTGAGTTTTTGGTAGTCCGTGATACTAAGAGGGCTAAAGCCCAGGCTGAGAAGGGTAATAATGCGGTTTGGAAGCCTGATTTTAATCGGGGACAGTTGCTTCCTGCGGTGATGTTATTGGAGGAATTGAATATTTCCCAGTTGTTTAATACTGATGTGGAGTTTCGCAGTTCTGATGTGGAGTTGCAGGAAATGCGATCGCTGGCTGTGGAACATAAGCAGGTGATTAAGAATTACCTGGGGGTTTCTATCTCTGAGAAAGATAGTGCGATCGCTATCTGCCAGAAGTTCCTGAAAAAGTTGGGGATGAAGCTGTCTTATATTGGCAGGTTTGGAGCAAGAGGACACCGGGAACGGGTTTACAAGTTTGTCCCACCCCAAGATGAACGGGAAATTATTTTCTCAGGGTGGCTACAACGAGATGAAGCCATGAGTGCGTCCACCACGGAAAATGTGGTGGATGTTAATTCTGTGTCCACCCCTAATAATAAGAGATAA
- a CDS encoding recombinase family protein produces the protein MLIGYARISTDDQNLNLQMDALQLAGCEKIYSDRTSGAKAERPGLSLALEVARTGDVLVVWRLDRLGRSLKDLIEMMETLDKRGIGLSSLQESITTTNNSGRLIFHLFGALAEFERNLIRERTTAGLVAARGRGHRGGRPKALDPTKRQLAVRLYTEKQYTIIEICNLMGISKPTLYNYIAEIKTEHGT, from the coding sequence ATGTTGATAGGCTATGCCCGAATTTCAACAGATGACCAAAATCTGAACCTGCAAATGGATGCTTTACAGCTTGCTGGTTGCGAGAAAATTTACTCCGACCGCACAAGCGGTGCAAAAGCAGAACGACCTGGACTTTCCTTAGCATTGGAAGTAGCACGGACTGGTGATGTTCTGGTGGTATGGCGGCTAGACCGCTTAGGAAGATCGCTCAAAGATTTGATTGAAATGATGGAAACCTTAGATAAGCGAGGAATTGGGCTTTCTAGCTTGCAAGAATCCATCACCACCACGAATAACAGTGGTAGATTAATTTTCCATTTGTTTGGTGCATTGGCTGAATTTGAGCGTAACCTCATCCGTGAACGCACTACGGCTGGACTTGTAGCGGCACGAGGGCGTGGTCATAGAGGAGGTAGACCAAAAGCCCTAGATCCAACTAAACGTCAATTAGCAGTAAGACTTTATACCGAAAAACAATACACAATTATTGAAATATGTAATTTGATGGGAATTTCCAAACCAACGCTCTACAACTATATTGCAGAGATAAAAACTGAACATGGTACATAA